The following are encoded in a window of Cupriavidus oxalaticus genomic DNA:
- the lexA gene encoding transcriptional repressor LexA, which produces MATLTPRQQQIFDLIRSTIRRTGFPPTRAEIAAEFGFSSPNAAEEHLRALARKGVIELTPGASRGIRLKVSRSDSEMPDQFSLPVPGVLQLTLPLVGRVAAGSPILAAEHIDRQYQVDASVFDERPDYLLRVRGLSMRDAGILDGDLLAVRRASEAPNGKIVVARLGDDVTVKRLQRRGGHIELIAENPDFANIIVEPGREEFSLEGIAVGLIRSSGF; this is translated from the coding sequence ATGGCGACCCTGACACCCCGGCAGCAGCAGATTTTCGATCTGATCCGCAGTACGATCCGCCGTACCGGCTTCCCGCCCACGCGCGCCGAAATTGCTGCCGAATTCGGCTTTTCCTCGCCAAATGCCGCGGAAGAACACCTGCGGGCGCTGGCCCGCAAGGGCGTGATCGAGCTGACGCCGGGCGCCTCGCGCGGCATCCGCCTGAAGGTTTCGCGCAGCGATTCGGAAATGCCGGACCAGTTCTCGCTGCCTGTCCCTGGCGTATTGCAGCTGACGCTGCCGCTGGTGGGGCGCGTTGCCGCCGGCAGCCCCATCCTTGCCGCCGAGCATATCGACCGCCAGTACCAGGTCGATGCCTCGGTCTTCGATGAACGCCCCGACTATCTGCTGCGCGTACGCGGCCTGAGCATGCGCGACGCCGGCATTCTCGACGGCGACCTGCTCGCCGTGCGCCGCGCCAGCGAAGCGCCCAACGGCAAGATCGTGGTGGCACGGCTCGGCGACGATGTCACAGTCAAGCGCCTGCAGCGCCGCGGCGGTCATATCGAGCTGATCGCGGAAAACCCGGACTTCGCCAACATCATCGTTGAACCCGGGCGCGAAGAGTTTTCGCTGGAAGGCATCGCGGTCGGCCTGATCCGATCCTCCGGCTTCTAG